A region from the Haliaeetus albicilla chromosome 16, bHalAlb1.1, whole genome shotgun sequence genome encodes:
- the DCDC2B gene encoding doublecortin domain-containing protein 2B isoform X1 has protein sequence MSSCGLALAPPAKNVVVYRNGDPFFPGRKFVVNQRRFLTFEAFLNEVTKSIHAPLAVRNIYTPRHGHRIAELGDLQDGCQYVAAGFEKFKKLDYLNHGRKEVRGTRNSEGLQFCTVAPWKSNVLARWQKHARLPCMIHVFRNGDLLSPPFPLPLSKSTSLQWDALLATLTEKVDLRSGAVKKLCRLDGTQVSSGEGLVNGDYYVAVGNEEYKKLPYFELLVPQDSARRMLWNHPKSRRKKYHRRFGELCATSQDRAGDSALAEPPQQLDSRRMQTTGAAEKGKIPAAFPQLPRQARKSCLGEEESIFHAKPVRAGRNRRSNRNMQHWPDQEESIYKTRDPGKEMRGAREVKEDEHTRVDIPIDQARTTDKSQKTVARKRDASDSEDEKHQTMLPLAGKSSEEFTKGV, from the exons ATGAGCTCCTGCGGCTTAGCTCTGGCACCTCCAGCCAAGAATGTGGTGGTGTATCGCAATGGTGACCCTTTCTTCCCCGGGAGGAAGTTTGTAGTGAACCAGCGGCGGTTTCTGACCTTTGAGGCATTTCTGAATGAGGTGACCAAGAGCATTCACGCGCCCTTAGCTGTGAGGAACATCTACACACCCAGGCACGGCCACCGCATCGCTGAGCTGGGGGACCTGCAGGACGGATGCCAGTACGTGGCTGCAGGCTTTGAAAAGTTCAAAAAGCTTGA CTATTTAAATCACGGAAGGAAGGAGGTCCGTGGGACAAGGAACAGCGAGGGTCTGCAG TTCTGCACCGTAGCTCCCTGGAAGTCGAACGTCTTGGCGCGATGGCAGAAGCACGCCCGTTTGCCCTGCATGATACA TGTTTTCCGGAATGGGGATTTGTTGAGCCCTCCTTTCCCACTGCCGCTCTCCAAGAGCACCTCACTGCAGTGGGATGCGCTCCTGGCCACATTGACAGAGAAAGTTGACCTGCGCAGTGGAGCTGTTAAAAA GCTCTGCAGGCTGGACGGAACTCAGGTGTCCAGTGGGGAGGGGCTGGTGAATGGCGATTACTATGTGGCAGTGGGAAATGAGGAGTACAAAAAACTGCCTTACTTTGAGCTGCTGGTGCCCCAGGATTCTGCACGCAGGATGTTGTG GAACCACCCAAAAAGCAGGCGCAAAAAATACCACAGAAGG TTTGGTGAACTCTGTGCCACCTCCCAGGACAGAGCTGGCGACTCTGCTCTTGCTGAACCACCTCAACAG CTGGACAGTCGCAGGATGCAGAccacaggagctgcagagaaaggCAAGATCCCAGCCGCTTTTCCACAGCTGCCAAGGCAAGCCAGGAAATCTTGCCTCGGAGAGGAAGAGTCCATTTTCCATGCTAAACCTGTCCGTGCAGGACGAAACAGAAGGAGCAACAGGAATATGCAGCACTGGCCTGATCAAG aagaaagcatCTATAAAACCAGAGATCCTGGGAAGGAGATGCGAGGTGCCCGGGAAGTAAAAGAGGATGAACACACAAGGGTGGACATACCCATTGATCAG GCACGGACTACAGACAAATCACAAAAGACTGTGGCGAGGAAAAGGGATGCCAGTGACTCTGAGGATGAAAAGCACCAAACGATGTTGCCCTTGGCAGGAAAGAGCTCTGAAGAGTTCACAAAGGGAGTGTGA
- the TXLNA gene encoding alpha-taxilin isoform X1, with protein MKNQGGETKAAPRPASSSKMSGGLALEEGDSPEATAPLEGGESPGPGVRRSLPAADGSADSLSSEGQETREAPLAQEDTKSSRPAVRDVSEELSRQLEDILNTYCVDASQEGPGEDGGQSEPTEPEEAEKCRSESPRNGDQDTGSPEMNGEKESTKGTEEFRPGEECGERDQKKAQEKKKAKGLGKEITLLMQTLNTLSTPEEKLAALCKKYAELLEEHRNSQKQMKILQKKQTQLVQEKDHLQSEHSKAILARSKLESLCRELQRHNRTLKEEGVQRAREEEEKRKEVTSHFQVTLNDIQLQMEQHNERNSKLRQENMELAERLKKLIEQYELREEHIDKVFKHKDLQQQLVDAKLQQAQEMLKEAEERHQREKDFLLKEAVESQRMCELMKQQETHLKQQLALYTEKFEEFQNTLSKSSEVFTTFKQEMEKMTKKIKKLEKETTMYRSRWESSNKALLEMAEEKTLRDKELEGLQVKIQRLEKLCRALQTERNDLNKKVQDLCAHAPRADTDLLEPLKDPSRDSSEAAVGGVPAEQRLAEDCLHSGKPTHSTDPAESLGELSIGALGQSGTEERTQGAD; from the exons ATGAAGAACCAAGGCGGGGAAACCAAAGCAGCCCCGCGGCCTGCTAGCTCTTCCAAAATGAGCGGCGGTCTGGCGCTGGAGGAAGGCGACTCGCCAGAGGCCACAGCACCCCTGGAAGGTGGGGAGTCCCCAGGGCCTGGGGTGCGCCGCTCCCTGCCCGCGGCTGATGGCAGTGCTGACAGCCTGAGCAGCGAGGGGCAGGAAACACGTGAGG CTCCTCTTGCACAGGAGGACACCAAGTCCTCCCGGCCTGCCGTACGTGACGTCTCTGAAGAGCTAAGCAGACAGCTTGAGGACATCTTGAACACATACTGTGTGGATGCCAGCCAGGAGGGTCCAGGCGAGGACGGCGGGCAGAGTGAGCCCACGGAGCCGGAAGAAGCCGAGAAGTGTCGTAGCGAGTCCCCAAGGAACGGTGACCAGGACACGGGCAGCCCCGAGATGAACGGGGAGAAGGAAAGCACGAAGGGGACTGAAGAGTTTCGACCCGGCGAGGAGTGTGGGGAGCGGGATCAAAAGAAGgctcaggaaaagaagaaggcCAAGGGCCTAG GTAAAGAAATCACTTTGCTGATGCAGACACTGAACACCCTGAGCACACCAGAGGAGAAACTAGCAGCACTGTGCAAGAAATACGCTGAGCTG CTGGAAGAGCACCGTAACTCCCAGAAACAGATGAAGATCTTGCAAAAGAAGCAGACGCAGCTGGTGCAAGAGAAGGACCACTTGCAGAGTGAGCACAGCAAGGCCATCCTGGCCCGCAGCAAGCTGGAGAGCCTGTGCCGTGAGCTCCAGAGACACAACCGCACCCTCAAG GAGGAGGGTGTCCAGCGTGCAcgggaggaagaagagaagcgGAAGGAGGTGACATCCCACTTCCAGGTGACGCTGAACGACATCCAGCTCCAGATGGAGCAGCACAACGAGAGGAACTCCAAGCTGCGCCAGGAGAACATGGAGCTGGCAGAGCGGCTCAAGAAGCTCATTGAGCAGTACGAGCTGCGGGAGGAG CACATCGATAAGGTATTCAAACACAaggacctgcagcagcagctggtggaCGCCAAGCTCCAGCAGGCGCAGGAAATGCtgaaggaggcagaggagagacACCAGCGGGAGAAGGACTTT CTGCTGAAGGAAGCTGTGGAATCACAGAGGATGTGTGAGCTGATGAAGCAGCAGGAGACCCATCTCAAGCAGCAG CTGGCTCTCTACACAGAGAAGTTTGAAGAATTCCAGAACACCCTTTCCAAAAGCAGTGAAGTGTTCACGACATTTaagcaggagatggagaag ATGACTAAGAAAATTAAGAAGCTGGAGAAAGAGACCACTATGTACCGCTCTCGCTGGGAGAGCAGCAACAAGGCTCTCTTGGAAATGGCTGAAGAG AAAACCCTTCGGGACAAAGAGTTAGAGGGGCTTCAGGTGAAAATCCAGCGCTTGGAGAAACTGTGCCGAGCCCTGCAAACGGAGCGCAACGACCTCAATAAGAAGGTGCAGGACCTGTGTGCCCACGCGCCCCGGGCagacacggacctgttggagccTTTGAAGGACCCATCTCGGGACAGCTCCGAGGCAGCGGTGGGAGGTGTTCCAGCCGAGCAGCGCCTGGCTGAGGATTGCCTTCACTCAGGAAAGCCGACGCACAGCACGGATCCTGCGGAGAGCCTGGGAGAACTGAGCATAGGAGCCTTGGGGCAGAGTGGGACTGAGGAACGCACTCAGGGTGCCGACTGA
- the LOC104316853 gene encoding coiled-coil domain-containing protein 28B isoform X3 — MEDRRKKRSPKACLAQPTPAGAPRPLPPSKSTSFVLPLPTLPSPRQRARLRRTSKERVRAGGAGAARGAPLQHSFLTDVSDVCEMEGGLLSLLSDFHSGKLQAFGKECSFEQLEHVREMQEKLARLHFGLDVCVEELPEEQKKAAADRNLDQLLAHLEELSSSIQKLHLAETPDPEDSAA; from the exons ATGGAGGACCGGAGGAAGAAGCGGAGCCCCAAGGCCTGCCTGGCCCAGCCGACGCCTGCCGGGGCCCCACGGCCGCTGCCCCCCAGCAAAAGCACGTCCTTTGTGCTGCCGCTGCCCACCCTGCCCTCGCCCAGGCAGCGTGCCCGGCTCAGGCG GACGAGCAAGGAGCGGgtgcgggcgggcggcgcgggggcaGCGCGGGGGGCCCCGCTGCAGCACAGCTTCCTCACCGACGTCTCCGACGTCTGCGAGATGGAGGGGGGGCTGCTCAGCCTCCTCAGCGATTTCCACTCGGGAAAGCTGCAGGCCTTCG GGAAGGAGTGCTCCTTCGAGCAGCTGGAGCACGTGCGGGAGATGCAGGAGAAGCTGGCGCGGCTCCACTTCGGCCTCGACGTCTGCGTGGAGGAGCTCCCTGAGGAGCAGAAGAAGGCGGCGGCCGACAGGAACCTGGACCAGCTGCTGGCACAC CTGGAGGAGCTCAGCAGCTCCAT ACAGAAGCTGCACCTGGCAGAGACCCCCGACCCCGAGGACTCGGCGGCTTGA
- the TMEM234 gene encoding transmembrane protein 234: protein MAPVGEAAALVLVAVLWGSTGPFLRTGAAGLEEVRHQGRLQQLLAEIRFLGLNYKYMVPFLLNQGGSLLFYLTLASADLSLAVPLCNSLALVVMLVTGRLLGEDIGGKRAVVGMLLTILGVTLCVAGS from the exons GAGAGGCAGCGGCGCTGGTGCTGGTGGCCGTGCTGTGGGGCAGCACTGGACCGTTCCTGCGGACGGGTGCAgcggggctggaggaggtgcGGCACCAGGGccgcctgcagcagctgctggcagagatCCGCTTCTTGGGCCTCAACTACAAG TACATGGTGCCGTTTCTGCTCAATCAAGGTGGATCTCTCCTCTTCTACCTCACCTTGGCATCCGCAG ATCTGTCCCTGGCAGTACCACTCTGTAACTCCCTGGCTTTGGTAGTCATGCTGGTGACTGGGAGGCTTCTGGGAGAGGACATTGGTGGTAAAA GGGCTGTGGTGGGAATGCTGCTCACCATCCTAGGAGTCACGCTCTGTGTAGCTGGTTCATGA
- the LOC104316853 gene encoding IQ domain-containing protein C isoform X1 → MEATPVTQRGGRSGPARPTQLPPPFLPPSTPAPAAILVGPTGPGDAISRRPVVGAAAMAAALGPQAEAEGWRRLLRAVTRLQACVRGYLLRKRFRSLREEYEEVVREIEGDLSRLEWRGRFLPRPLFVPEVRAGDSAAPSEGGSSTKPAQGKHSGLLEAVPSDKASAEKPQEEVDASEPEHDWDCSSVKPTAQLESQKELSSTGEGDAANPPNPRADADKCTEKECAAPAESEDWQNDSNVSSVWDSAVLEAESFESCLEIPLEDIKDLPRTRSGLQSYRNHLIMELVWLQQAIVSRKNYLMLKQRLGTPDP, encoded by the exons ATGGAGGCGACACCGGTCACGCAACGCGGGGGCCGGTCGGGCCCTGCGAGGCCAAcacagcttcccccccccttcctccctccctcaacTCCAGCCCCCGCCGCCATTTTGGTGGGGCCCACAGGGCCGGGTGACGCCATCAGCCGGCGCCCGGTTGTGGGGGCGGCGGCCATGGCGGCGGCGCTGGGGCCGCAGGCGGAGGCGGAGGGATGGCGGCGGCTGCTCCGCGCCGTGACCCGCCTGCAG GCCTGCGTCAGGGGTTACCTGCTGCGGAAGCGGTTTCGGAGCCTGCGGGAAGAGTACGAGGAGGTGGTGCGGGAGATCGAAGGAGACCTGAGCCGGCTGGAGTGGAGGGGACGGTTCCTGCCGCGGCCCCTGTTTGTCCCCGAGGTCCGAGCGGGGGATTCTGCAGCCCCCTCTGAGGGGGGGAGCAGCACG AAGCCAGCACAAGGGAAGCATTCAGGTCTGTTGGAGGCTGTACCAAGTGACAAGGCCAGTGCAGAAAAACCCCAGGAGGAGGTGGACGCCTCAGAACCAGAACATGACTGGGACTGCAGCAGTGTGAAACCTACAGCTCAGCTGGAAAGCCAGAAAGAACTGAGCTCCACGGGTGAAGGCGATGCAGCgaaccccccaaatcccagggCTGATGCCGATAAATGTACTGAAAAGGAGTGCGCTGCCCCAGCAGAGAGCGAGGACTGGCAGAATGACAGCAACGTATCCTCTGTGTGGGACAGCGCTGTCCTGGAGGCCGAGTCCTTCGAAAGCTGCCTGG aaattCCACTCGAGGACATAAAGGACCTTCCTCGAACTCGGTCTGGTCTCCAGTCCTACAGAAATCACTTGATCATGGAGTTGGTGTGGTTGCAACAAGCTATTGTCAGCCGTAAAAAC tACTTGATGCTGAAACAGAGGCTGGGGACTCCTGACCCGTAG
- the DCDC2B gene encoding doublecortin domain-containing protein 2B isoform X2, translating to MSSCGLALAPPAKNVVVYRNGDPFFPGRKFVVNQRRFLTFEAFLNEVTKSIHAPLAVRNIYTPRHGHRIAELGDLQDGCHYLNHGRKEVRGTRNSEGLQFCTVAPWKSNVLARWQKHARLPCMIHVFRNGDLLSPPFPLPLSKSTSLQWDALLATLTEKVDLRSGAVKKLCRLDGTQVSSGEGLVNGDYYVAVGNEEYKKLPYFELLVPQDSARRMLWNHPKSRRKKYHRRFGELCATSQDRAGDSALAEPPQQLDSRRMQTTGAAEKGKIPAAFPQLPRQARKSCLGEEESIFHAKPVRAGRNRRSNRNMQHWPDQEESIYKTRDPGKEMRGAREVKEDEHTRVDIPIDQARTTDKSQKTVARKRDASDSEDEKHQTMLPLAGKSSEEFTKGV from the exons ATGAGCTCCTGCGGCTTAGCTCTGGCACCTCCAGCCAAGAATGTGGTGGTGTATCGCAATGGTGACCCTTTCTTCCCCGGGAGGAAGTTTGTAGTGAACCAGCGGCGGTTTCTGACCTTTGAGGCATTTCTGAATGAGGTGACCAAGAGCATTCACGCGCCCTTAGCTGTGAGGAACATCTACACACCCAGGCACGGCCACCGCATCGCTGAGCTGGGGGACCTGCAGGACGGATGCCA CTATTTAAATCACGGAAGGAAGGAGGTCCGTGGGACAAGGAACAGCGAGGGTCTGCAG TTCTGCACCGTAGCTCCCTGGAAGTCGAACGTCTTGGCGCGATGGCAGAAGCACGCCCGTTTGCCCTGCATGATACA TGTTTTCCGGAATGGGGATTTGTTGAGCCCTCCTTTCCCACTGCCGCTCTCCAAGAGCACCTCACTGCAGTGGGATGCGCTCCTGGCCACATTGACAGAGAAAGTTGACCTGCGCAGTGGAGCTGTTAAAAA GCTCTGCAGGCTGGACGGAACTCAGGTGTCCAGTGGGGAGGGGCTGGTGAATGGCGATTACTATGTGGCAGTGGGAAATGAGGAGTACAAAAAACTGCCTTACTTTGAGCTGCTGGTGCCCCAGGATTCTGCACGCAGGATGTTGTG GAACCACCCAAAAAGCAGGCGCAAAAAATACCACAGAAGG TTTGGTGAACTCTGTGCCACCTCCCAGGACAGAGCTGGCGACTCTGCTCTTGCTGAACCACCTCAACAG CTGGACAGTCGCAGGATGCAGAccacaggagctgcagagaaaggCAAGATCCCAGCCGCTTTTCCACAGCTGCCAAGGCAAGCCAGGAAATCTTGCCTCGGAGAGGAAGAGTCCATTTTCCATGCTAAACCTGTCCGTGCAGGACGAAACAGAAGGAGCAACAGGAATATGCAGCACTGGCCTGATCAAG aagaaagcatCTATAAAACCAGAGATCCTGGGAAGGAGATGCGAGGTGCCCGGGAAGTAAAAGAGGATGAACACACAAGGGTGGACATACCCATTGATCAG GCACGGACTACAGACAAATCACAAAAGACTGTGGCGAGGAAAAGGGATGCCAGTGACTCTGAGGATGAAAAGCACCAAACGATGTTGCCCTTGGCAGGAAAGAGCTCTGAAGAGTTCACAAAGGGAGTGTGA
- the LOC104316853 gene encoding IQ domain-containing protein C isoform X2 produces the protein MEATPVTQRGGRSGPARPTQLPPPFLPPSTPAPAAILVGPTGPGDAISRRPVVGAAAMAAALGPQAEAEGWRRLLRAVTRLQACVRGYLLRKRFRSLREEYEEVVREIEGDLSRLEWRGRFLPRPLFVPEKPAQGKHSGLLEAVPSDKASAEKPQEEVDASEPEHDWDCSSVKPTAQLESQKELSSTGEGDAANPPNPRADADKCTEKECAAPAESEDWQNDSNVSSVWDSAVLEAESFESCLEIPLEDIKDLPRTRSGLQSYRNHLIMELVWLQQAIVSRKNYLMLKQRLGTPDP, from the exons ATGGAGGCGACACCGGTCACGCAACGCGGGGGCCGGTCGGGCCCTGCGAGGCCAAcacagcttcccccccccttcctccctccctcaacTCCAGCCCCCGCCGCCATTTTGGTGGGGCCCACAGGGCCGGGTGACGCCATCAGCCGGCGCCCGGTTGTGGGGGCGGCGGCCATGGCGGCGGCGCTGGGGCCGCAGGCGGAGGCGGAGGGATGGCGGCGGCTGCTCCGCGCCGTGACCCGCCTGCAG GCCTGCGTCAGGGGTTACCTGCTGCGGAAGCGGTTTCGGAGCCTGCGGGAAGAGTACGAGGAGGTGGTGCGGGAGATCGAAGGAGACCTGAGCCGGCTGGAGTGGAGGGGACGGTTCCTGCCGCGGCCCCTGTTTGTCCCCGAG AAGCCAGCACAAGGGAAGCATTCAGGTCTGTTGGAGGCTGTACCAAGTGACAAGGCCAGTGCAGAAAAACCCCAGGAGGAGGTGGACGCCTCAGAACCAGAACATGACTGGGACTGCAGCAGTGTGAAACCTACAGCTCAGCTGGAAAGCCAGAAAGAACTGAGCTCCACGGGTGAAGGCGATGCAGCgaaccccccaaatcccagggCTGATGCCGATAAATGTACTGAAAAGGAGTGCGCTGCCCCAGCAGAGAGCGAGGACTGGCAGAATGACAGCAACGTATCCTCTGTGTGGGACAGCGCTGTCCTGGAGGCCGAGTCCTTCGAAAGCTGCCTGG aaattCCACTCGAGGACATAAAGGACCTTCCTCGAACTCGGTCTGGTCTCCAGTCCTACAGAAATCACTTGATCATGGAGTTGGTGTGGTTGCAACAAGCTATTGTCAGCCGTAAAAAC tACTTGATGCTGAAACAGAGGCTGGGGACTCCTGACCCGTAG
- the TXLNA gene encoding alpha-taxilin isoform X2 → MKNQGGETKAAPRPASSSKMSGGLALEEGDSPEATAPLEAPLAQEDTKSSRPAVRDVSEELSRQLEDILNTYCVDASQEGPGEDGGQSEPTEPEEAEKCRSESPRNGDQDTGSPEMNGEKESTKGTEEFRPGEECGERDQKKAQEKKKAKGLGKEITLLMQTLNTLSTPEEKLAALCKKYAELLEEHRNSQKQMKILQKKQTQLVQEKDHLQSEHSKAILARSKLESLCRELQRHNRTLKEEGVQRAREEEEKRKEVTSHFQVTLNDIQLQMEQHNERNSKLRQENMELAERLKKLIEQYELREEHIDKVFKHKDLQQQLVDAKLQQAQEMLKEAEERHQREKDFLLKEAVESQRMCELMKQQETHLKQQLALYTEKFEEFQNTLSKSSEVFTTFKQEMEKMTKKIKKLEKETTMYRSRWESSNKALLEMAEEKTLRDKELEGLQVKIQRLEKLCRALQTERNDLNKKVQDLCAHAPRADTDLLEPLKDPSRDSSEAAVGGVPAEQRLAEDCLHSGKPTHSTDPAESLGELSIGALGQSGTEERTQGAD, encoded by the exons ATGAAGAACCAAGGCGGGGAAACCAAAGCAGCCCCGCGGCCTGCTAGCTCTTCCAAAATGAGCGGCGGTCTGGCGCTGGAGGAAGGCGACTCGCCAGAGGCCACAGCACCCCTGGAAG CTCCTCTTGCACAGGAGGACACCAAGTCCTCCCGGCCTGCCGTACGTGACGTCTCTGAAGAGCTAAGCAGACAGCTTGAGGACATCTTGAACACATACTGTGTGGATGCCAGCCAGGAGGGTCCAGGCGAGGACGGCGGGCAGAGTGAGCCCACGGAGCCGGAAGAAGCCGAGAAGTGTCGTAGCGAGTCCCCAAGGAACGGTGACCAGGACACGGGCAGCCCCGAGATGAACGGGGAGAAGGAAAGCACGAAGGGGACTGAAGAGTTTCGACCCGGCGAGGAGTGTGGGGAGCGGGATCAAAAGAAGgctcaggaaaagaagaaggcCAAGGGCCTAG GTAAAGAAATCACTTTGCTGATGCAGACACTGAACACCCTGAGCACACCAGAGGAGAAACTAGCAGCACTGTGCAAGAAATACGCTGAGCTG CTGGAAGAGCACCGTAACTCCCAGAAACAGATGAAGATCTTGCAAAAGAAGCAGACGCAGCTGGTGCAAGAGAAGGACCACTTGCAGAGTGAGCACAGCAAGGCCATCCTGGCCCGCAGCAAGCTGGAGAGCCTGTGCCGTGAGCTCCAGAGACACAACCGCACCCTCAAG GAGGAGGGTGTCCAGCGTGCAcgggaggaagaagagaagcgGAAGGAGGTGACATCCCACTTCCAGGTGACGCTGAACGACATCCAGCTCCAGATGGAGCAGCACAACGAGAGGAACTCCAAGCTGCGCCAGGAGAACATGGAGCTGGCAGAGCGGCTCAAGAAGCTCATTGAGCAGTACGAGCTGCGGGAGGAG CACATCGATAAGGTATTCAAACACAaggacctgcagcagcagctggtggaCGCCAAGCTCCAGCAGGCGCAGGAAATGCtgaaggaggcagaggagagacACCAGCGGGAGAAGGACTTT CTGCTGAAGGAAGCTGTGGAATCACAGAGGATGTGTGAGCTGATGAAGCAGCAGGAGACCCATCTCAAGCAGCAG CTGGCTCTCTACACAGAGAAGTTTGAAGAATTCCAGAACACCCTTTCCAAAAGCAGTGAAGTGTTCACGACATTTaagcaggagatggagaag ATGACTAAGAAAATTAAGAAGCTGGAGAAAGAGACCACTATGTACCGCTCTCGCTGGGAGAGCAGCAACAAGGCTCTCTTGGAAATGGCTGAAGAG AAAACCCTTCGGGACAAAGAGTTAGAGGGGCTTCAGGTGAAAATCCAGCGCTTGGAGAAACTGTGCCGAGCCCTGCAAACGGAGCGCAACGACCTCAATAAGAAGGTGCAGGACCTGTGTGCCCACGCGCCCCGGGCagacacggacctgttggagccTTTGAAGGACCCATCTCGGGACAGCTCCGAGGCAGCGGTGGGAGGTGTTCCAGCCGAGCAGCGCCTGGCTGAGGATTGCCTTCACTCAGGAAAGCCGACGCACAGCACGGATCCTGCGGAGAGCCTGGGAGAACTGAGCATAGGAGCCTTGGGGCAGAGTGGGACTGAGGAACGCACTCAGGGTGCCGACTGA